In a genomic window of Akkermansia massiliensis:
- a CDS encoding BACON domain-containing protein, giving the protein MILLIDLATMAVMHPGGIPVTDLSLVRGDKLPLRITLLDEGTPVTPSGTRPALAVKTALGDDTLVLAATNLEPVDDALGLAYVGSLSVNTTQLIAAMGSADRIDLVAEVVIIDGDGSQRTSSLIKVRVRQDIMPADVVPPDDVIVNWEEMVAASLANQLPDALHNAGMYVTPASGTASMSPPGYDQDQTVAWSWARFIFGDDLLTGYVGSICKVRDVYMWAVLGTTDTTPRWLDIWRRAPGGDWVLAARSSQAVASSTDVDLYMWGMIADTDIVIGDEVALHVYGGTPEAPVEIPLSIARQMVTAADGRGIASALDGPITDATVMPAMMLSCTYQDGVSVGGVNLATRAEVQRLTDYAAATSKQTYQDARASEAARDAAQEIAEGLAITVGTVTTGEPGSQATASLTPGSTPGSWQLDMTIPRGDVGAVDTSKSYTWTQPQVFDATVTASRGVRVPLPATAQEAISYEALIEQRAADDWRRANYYMETLIPSWVTTLVRQMQMSDAYNVVTANASSKEAVYTNDLHDFLITMMPSAGVSLIGRSTGAWKFANYMGDHNNSAYAAAVVWRIIGSDKASILLGSTSQGYSSTTNPAAPCYAHPIHWADYNLDAADYRYPLLNAVNNYTSRDMAPAWQVTIYPTSYLGSTTSCLIRGTDYGRAVGDQLYMWALVPKITYVAVAMAPRAAADHQNTMNRWELFVDGNYVMPMTSLFCGSGHTACVTVKAKAHEASSTLQVGLRMGGMRIDAAPALGVNDVRSIMGRVVMDGVTAKPMPAVTASALDVPAEGGEVTLTVSSTLSEAVYILNDTMCGHDPAAVWCMQSSEQTPAGGGQITLTLAPNTTGQPRQVWAFVGHHYAQASVVKINQLA; this is encoded by the coding sequence ATGATACTCCTGATTGACTTGGCCACCATGGCCGTCATGCACCCCGGCGGCATACCGGTCACCGACCTGTCCCTGGTGCGCGGCGATAAGCTGCCCCTGCGCATCACTCTGCTGGATGAGGGCACTCCGGTGACTCCCTCCGGCACAAGGCCGGCGCTGGCCGTCAAGACCGCCCTGGGTGACGATACCCTGGTCCTGGCCGCCACCAACCTGGAGCCGGTCGACGACGCTCTGGGGCTGGCTTATGTTGGCAGCTTGTCGGTCAACACGACTCAGTTGATCGCAGCTATGGGCAGCGCCGATCGCATCGACCTGGTCGCGGAGGTGGTCATTATTGACGGAGACGGCTCCCAGCGCACCTCATCCCTGATCAAGGTAAGAGTGCGCCAGGATATCATGCCGGCAGACGTCGTCCCTCCAGATGACGTCATCGTCAACTGGGAGGAGATGGTGGCCGCATCCCTGGCCAACCAGCTGCCAGACGCCTTGCACAACGCCGGCATGTATGTCACTCCGGCCAGCGGCACGGCATCCATGTCGCCTCCCGGCTATGACCAGGACCAGACCGTGGCATGGTCATGGGCTCGGTTTATATTTGGCGATGACCTCTTGACCGGTTATGTCGGATCGATCTGCAAGGTGCGTGACGTGTACATGTGGGCAGTCCTCGGCACGACGGACACCACACCGCGCTGGCTGGACATCTGGCGACGTGCTCCGGGCGGGGACTGGGTATTGGCGGCACGATCCAGTCAGGCCGTAGCATCCAGCACTGACGTGGACCTGTACATGTGGGGGATGATTGCCGATACGGATATTGTAATCGGGGACGAGGTGGCGCTGCACGTCTATGGTGGCACGCCCGAGGCGCCAGTGGAGATCCCCCTGTCCATCGCCCGGCAGATGGTGACGGCAGCCGACGGGCGCGGGATTGCGTCTGCGCTGGACGGACCGATTACCGATGCCACCGTCATGCCCGCAATGATGTTGTCCTGTACTTATCAGGACGGCGTCAGCGTGGGAGGGGTTAATCTGGCCACCCGCGCCGAGGTGCAGCGGTTGACGGATTATGCTGCCGCTACCAGCAAGCAGACATACCAGGATGCCCGCGCATCCGAGGCGGCCAGGGACGCAGCTCAGGAGATTGCCGAGGGTCTGGCCATCACTGTTGGCACGGTCACGACGGGCGAGCCAGGCAGCCAGGCAACCGCCTCCCTGACACCCGGCAGCACGCCGGGATCGTGGCAACTGGACATGACTATACCGCGCGGGGACGTGGGCGCTGTGGACACCTCCAAATCCTACACATGGACACAGCCACAGGTATTTGATGCCACCGTCACGGCATCCAGGGGCGTTCGCGTGCCGCTGCCTGCCACGGCCCAGGAGGCTATCTCTTACGAGGCGCTGATAGAGCAGCGGGCCGCAGATGATTGGCGGCGGGCGAACTACTACATGGAGACGCTGATCCCGTCTTGGGTGACAACACTGGTGCGGCAGATGCAGATGTCCGACGCTTATAATGTAGTCACGGCCAACGCATCCTCTAAGGAGGCGGTGTATACCAACGATCTGCACGATTTTTTGATTACCATGATGCCCTCCGCCGGTGTGTCTTTGATTGGCCGATCTACAGGCGCGTGGAAATTTGCCAATTACATGGGAGATCATAACAATAGTGCTTATGCCGCCGCCGTTGTATGGCGGATTATCGGCTCTGACAAGGCGTCTATCCTGCTGGGGAGCACATCCCAAGGGTACTCATCGACAACTAATCCGGCAGCGCCCTGTTATGCTCACCCCATCCATTGGGCTGACTACAATCTGGACGCAGCGGATTACAGGTATCCGTTGCTCAACGCAGTCAATAATTACACCAGCCGGGACATGGCACCCGCATGGCAGGTGACGATTTATCCCACAAGCTACCTGGGGAGTACGACGTCTTGCCTGATCCGAGGCACGGATTATGGGCGCGCCGTTGGCGACCAGCTATATATGTGGGCGCTTGTGCCCAAGATCACTTACGTTGCCGTGGCAATGGCACCCCGCGCAGCCGCCGATCATCAAAACACGATGAACAGATGGGAACTGTTTGTCGACGGCAATTATGTTATGCCGATGACATCCTTGTTTTGTGGCAGCGGCCACACGGCCTGCGTCACAGTTAAGGCCAAGGCTCACGAGGCAAGCAGTACCTTGCAAGTGGGGCTGCGTATGGGAGGCATGAGGATTGACGCAGCCCCCGCGCTGGGGGTCAACGATGTACGATCCATTATGGGGCGCGTGGTGATGGACGGAGTAACGGCCAAGCCTATGCCGGCGGTGACGGCTTCCGCGCTGGATGTACCTGCGGAGGGCGGTGAGGTAACGCTGACGGTATCGTCCACGCTGTCCGAGGCGGTTTATATACTCAACGATACCATGTGCGGGCATGACCCCGCCGCCGTATGGTGCATGCAGTCCTCTGAGCAGACACCAGCCGGAGGCGGCCAGATCACCCTGACGCTGGCTCCCAACACGACTGGCCAGCCCCGGCAGGTGTGGGCGTTTGTCGGCCATCACTACGCCCAAGCCTCCGTCGTCAAGATTAACCAATTAGCTTAA